The following proteins are co-located in the Fimbriiglobus ruber genome:
- a CDS encoding KOW motif-containing protein has translation MTNSAFLPGTVVRVISGAFTGMQGTIVSADQAQKRLAELPVHDAEEFKFGSATWVVLTIYGRTITAAVYNEWIREENRES, from the coding sequence ATGACGAATTCTGCTTTTTTGCCCGGAACGGTCGTTCGCGTGATTTCGGGCGCTTTTACCGGTATGCAGGGTACCATCGTAAGCGCGGACCAGGCACAAAAACGCCTTGCAGAGTTGCCCGTACACGATGCTGAGGAGTTCAAATTCGGATCGGCCACGTGGGTGGTTTTGACTATCTATGGTCGGACGATAACTGCAGCAGTCTACAACGAATGGATTCGAGAGGAAAATCGCGAATCCTGA
- a CDS encoding SPL family radical SAM protein, with protein MEMIEARSIFSMANGFIKRGGFAWTCNPYLGCTYGCTYCYAAFLPQNKKPVDEWGRWVSAKTNAVELARKQAHKVSGAAVYMSSVTDPYQPVERGLLLTRGILEALLPHQPRLVIQTRGPLVVRDIDVLRAFDAVRVNVSVPTDSEMVRRRFEPKAPPLDRRWLALEELKAAGVPVGVCVTPTLPLEDPTAFADRLAALAPDVLVVQDFHDAGGKFGADTGDEAVKLRDELRWGPDEYARFVETVAARTNVYEGEGGFFPPGSRASDMGGGSETGALGHTHRLKY; from the coding sequence ATGGAAATGATCGAAGCCCGATCAATCTTTTCGATGGCCAATGGCTTCATCAAGCGGGGCGGCTTCGCGTGGACGTGTAACCCTTACCTCGGCTGCACCTACGGCTGCACGTACTGCTACGCCGCCTTCCTGCCCCAGAACAAAAAGCCGGTCGACGAATGGGGGCGGTGGGTCTCGGCCAAAACCAACGCCGTCGAACTCGCGCGGAAACAGGCTCACAAGGTGTCAGGCGCGGCCGTGTACATGAGCAGCGTCACCGACCCCTACCAGCCGGTCGAACGCGGCCTCCTACTCACGCGAGGCATTCTCGAAGCACTCCTCCCTCACCAGCCGCGGCTCGTCATTCAGACGCGCGGACCACTCGTCGTGCGCGACATCGACGTCCTGCGGGCGTTTGATGCCGTCCGCGTGAACGTGTCCGTGCCCACGGATTCGGAAATGGTCCGCCGACGGTTCGAGCCGAAAGCCCCGCCGCTCGACCGCCGCTGGCTGGCGTTGGAAGAGTTGAAAGCGGCCGGCGTCCCGGTCGGCGTTTGCGTGACGCCGACGCTCCCCCTCGAAGACCCGACCGCGTTTGCCGATCGGCTGGCCGCACTCGCGCCGGACGTCCTCGTCGTGCAAGACTTTCACGACGCGGGCGGGAAGTTCGGGGCCGACACCGGCGACGAGGCCGTCAAACTCCGCGACGAACTCCGGTGGGGCCCCGACGAGTACGCACGGTTCGTGGAGACCGTCGCGGCGCGGACGAACGTTTACGAAGGGGAAGGGGGGTTCTTCCCGCCGGGCAGCAGGGCCTCGGACATGGGAGGTGGCTCAGAAACCGGCGCACTCGGACACACGCATCGCCTAAAATACTAA
- a CDS encoding tyrosine-type recombinase/integrase yields MATLQIRNGSFRILFRYLGRRHTFTIGRVAKREAELLAANVDRILLRVEQRLLTVPPGIDIVEFVRSDGTLKTPEAAIEEFTFAAVRDGYVEAHATGAVEANTLATTRIHLNHLGKTLGDQFLMRSLSLADVQRHIDRRLASRHHGRPIGPQTVRKEVSTLGAIWTWAETRGMVSNRFPSRGLIYPKTDEKSPFMTLQEIERRVVAGGLTEAEQESLYESLYLRREEIDSFLAHVRQHAAHPFIYPLICTAAHTGARRSELLRVEITDLDLVSGTLLVREKKRSKKQRTTRHVSLTPFLSEVLKDWLAIHPGGRYLFGRSGIVARSRKRSATTGHQSGKDREKTLKGRHATVRPRGDVENAPLTKDEAHDHFKRTLAGSRWEVLRGFHVLRHSFISCLAAAGVDQRIIDDFVGHSTPEQQRRYRHLIPDVKQKAIANAFG; encoded by the coding sequence ATGGCGACCTTGCAAATCAGAAACGGCAGCTTCCGAATCCTGTTTCGGTATCTCGGACGACGACACACCTTTACCATCGGGCGTGTCGCGAAACGAGAAGCCGAACTTCTCGCGGCAAATGTCGACCGAATTCTTCTGCGCGTGGAACAACGGCTTCTCACGGTCCCGCCCGGGATCGACATCGTGGAGTTTGTTCGCAGTGATGGCACACTGAAGACACCCGAAGCTGCAATCGAGGAATTTACGTTCGCAGCTGTTCGCGACGGCTACGTTGAAGCACATGCAACCGGAGCGGTTGAAGCCAACACGCTGGCAACGACCCGAATCCACCTGAACCACCTCGGTAAGACCTTGGGCGACCAATTCCTCATGCGGTCGCTTTCTCTCGCTGATGTCCAACGCCACATTGATCGGCGATTAGCGAGCCGTCACCACGGTCGCCCCATTGGTCCTCAAACCGTGCGAAAAGAGGTTTCGACGCTCGGTGCCATTTGGACATGGGCAGAAACGCGAGGAATGGTTTCCAACCGATTTCCCTCGCGTGGGTTGATCTACCCGAAGACCGATGAGAAATCGCCTTTCATGACCTTGCAGGAAATTGAGCGGCGCGTCGTGGCGGGAGGTTTAACCGAGGCCGAACAAGAATCTCTCTACGAGTCGCTTTACCTCCGTCGCGAAGAAATTGACAGCTTCCTCGCACACGTCCGCCAGCACGCCGCCCACCCGTTCATCTACCCTCTAATATGTACCGCCGCCCACACGGGAGCCCGTCGGAGCGAGTTGCTGAGGGTAGAAATAACTGACCTCGATCTGGTATCGGGCACGTTACTTGTGAGGGAGAAGAAACGATCCAAAAAACAGCGGACCACCCGGCACGTTTCGCTAACACCGTTTTTGAGCGAAGTGCTGAAGGACTGGCTGGCGATCCATCCAGGAGGCCGGTATCTGTTCGGGCGATCTGGCATCGTTGCACGGAGCCGGAAACGCAGTGCAACGACCGGGCACCAATCGGGCAAGGATCGAGAAAAAACTTTGAAAGGTCGACACGCCACGGTTCGGCCGCGTGGCGATGTGGAAAACGCTCCCCTCACGAAAGACGAGGCACACGACCACTTCAAGCGAACTCTTGCTGGGTCGCGGTGGGAAGTGCTGAGAGGGTTTCACGTCCTGCGGCACAGTTTCATTTCATGCCTAGCCGCCGCGGGCGTGGATCAACGGATCATCGATGACTTTGTTGGACACTCGACGCCGGAGCAACAAAGAAGATATCGGCACCTGATTCCGGACGTGAAGCAAAAGGCGATCGCGAATGCGTTCGGCTGA
- a CDS encoding type IV secretory system conjugative DNA transfer family protein, which produces MRKLSVFLTRMCQRGGCLAGAGSCAVIHSLFYPWPMLGVGVVAFLYLRRSRSSSYGSARWGTANDALAANLIGGPTGLPLGYLVGAERPSLLRAARRLFTSRSKDAEGAVRHFDCALGGSKRVAREPVRLPDGVHSVVFSPPGGGKTTGFIIPALLSCSDNAVVIDLKGEIFKATAAHRARRFGSKIVALDPYGVLGPPSWTYNPLTHPDPNSDAALDEVRDLANALVFRTGRETEAHWNDSAETILTGFPAFVLAHADAQHRTLTDTQEVLADPEARAGALAAMTVSPAWGGALRRFAHQIGQFKDREANSVYSTTLRHLSFLHSPPVARFLSNGPNAFDPMSLCRDRVTVYLVLPPNHLKSQAPLLRLMVSGMFRAMFRAGTDPARRVQFFLDEAAAIGHMDSIDQAMAVGRGYGIRLNFAYQSMGQLSAAFPDGQHQTFLSCVGCQMFIGPPNDYQTAEYIQNMIGDCTIRLTNSQRNSSWSSSSSQQGHQSQWSSSSGTSTQETGRKLLQAAETFQLGPQQAIVFLPGRSRPLLTNVRRYFEDSSLTRRRWFGGRLRMLVRSVVFLAATVYLLLFLLHVREEQLRQRACPIPSPMYDPGFNPIPPGWGNPAWNPGDSVEP; this is translated from the coding sequence ATGCGTAAACTATCGGTCTTCCTTACCCGGATGTGCCAGCGCGGGGGCTGTCTCGCCGGGGCCGGCTCATGTGCGGTCATTCACTCCCTGTTCTACCCGTGGCCGATGCTGGGGGTCGGGGTCGTCGCGTTCCTCTATCTCCGGCGGTCCAGGTCTAGCAGCTACGGCTCGGCCCGGTGGGGCACAGCCAACGATGCATTGGCGGCCAATTTGATCGGGGGTCCGACCGGATTGCCGCTCGGCTATTTGGTGGGAGCCGAACGTCCTAGTTTGCTGCGTGCGGCCCGCCGGCTTTTCACTTCCCGGTCTAAAGATGCTGAAGGTGCCGTCCGTCACTTCGACTGTGCCCTTGGCGGCTCGAAACGGGTCGCCCGTGAGCCGGTCCGACTACCCGATGGTGTTCACTCGGTTGTGTTCTCCCCACCCGGGGGAGGCAAGACGACGGGGTTTATTATTCCGGCTCTGCTGTCTTGTTCTGACAATGCTGTCGTTATTGATCTCAAAGGGGAGATTTTCAAGGCCACCGCTGCCCACCGCGCCCGGCGCTTCGGCAGCAAGATTGTGGCTTTGGACCCTTATGGCGTCCTCGGGCCGCCTTCGTGGACCTACAACCCACTCACGCATCCCGACCCGAATTCCGATGCCGCGTTGGACGAGGTGCGTGACCTCGCCAACGCCCTGGTTTTTCGGACAGGCCGAGAAACGGAAGCGCACTGGAATGATTCCGCCGAAACCATTTTGACGGGGTTCCCGGCATTCGTCCTGGCTCACGCCGACGCTCAGCATCGCACCCTCACCGACACCCAGGAAGTCCTTGCTGATCCTGAAGCCCGGGCCGGGGCACTTGCCGCCATGACGGTATCACCCGCGTGGGGTGGAGCCCTGCGGCGGTTTGCGCACCAAATCGGCCAGTTCAAGGACCGGGAAGCGAATTCCGTCTACTCCACCACCCTGCGGCACCTGAGCTTCCTGCACTCACCGCCGGTCGCCCGATTCCTGAGCAACGGCCCGAACGCTTTTGACCCGATGAGTCTGTGCCGCGACCGGGTGACGGTTTATCTCGTGTTGCCACCCAATCACCTGAAAAGCCAAGCCCCGCTGTTGCGGTTGATGGTGTCGGGCATGTTTCGGGCGATGTTCCGTGCCGGCACGGACCCGGCCCGGCGAGTGCAATTCTTTCTCGACGAAGCGGCCGCCATTGGGCACATGGATAGTATCGATCAAGCGATGGCCGTCGGACGTGGATACGGCATACGGCTCAATTTTGCCTACCAATCGATGGGCCAGCTGTCCGCGGCCTTTCCGGACGGCCAACACCAGACGTTCCTCAGCTGCGTCGGCTGTCAGATGTTTATCGGCCCGCCGAATGATTACCAGACGGCCGAATACATCCAAAACATGATCGGGGATTGCACGATCCGACTGACGAATAGCCAGCGCAATTCGTCGTGGTCGTCGTCATCAAGCCAGCAGGGACATCAGAGCCAGTGGTCCAGTAGTTCGGGCACCTCGACACAAGAAACCGGGCGCAAGTTGCTCCAGGCTGCCGAAACTTTTCAGCTCGGCCCGCAGCAGGCAATCGTGTTCCTGCCCGGCCGATCACGGCCGCTACTCACTAACGTCCGCCGCTATTTCGAGGATTCTAGCCTGACCCGCCGCCGGTGGTTCGGCGGGCGTTTGCGGATGCTCGTTCGCTCCGTCGTCTTCCTGGCAGCAACCGTCTACCTCCTACTGTTCCTGCTTCACGTCCGCGAGGAGCAGTTGCGTCAGCGAGCGTGCCCCATTCCATCGCCCATGTACGATCCCGGCTTTAATCCCATTCCGCCGGGGTGGGGAAATCCGGCGTGGAATCCCGGCGACAGTGTTGAACCATAG
- a CDS encoding ParB/RepB/Spo0J family partition protein produces the protein MQQIVKYPVIDIKPDPNNPRKAFEQADLQYLGASLKWRQIEPIHLRRDGTLIDGERRWRAAQLVGLETLNGIVWDDIPSPQELAAIRLTTFFQRVDLTPFEKFQACEELLRLNNWNGKQLAGYLKIDPASVTKILAAGKVCEHVRDAFAAGTISQSDVYAISKAEGETEQKELLAAKLSGLSRDQLERKRTRAARGSDTESRLTTVKVSLHGGTLVTLRGHGLTLAGVIDHLSETLKSARRAHDSGHPVTTWIRMMNDRSHQEIPHA, from the coding sequence ATGCAGCAGATCGTCAAATATCCCGTCATCGACATCAAACCCGACCCCAACAATCCACGAAAAGCCTTTGAACAAGCGGATCTCCAATACCTCGGCGCATCACTCAAGTGGCGGCAGATCGAGCCAATCCACTTACGGCGCGATGGCACACTGATCGACGGTGAACGCCGCTGGCGTGCTGCCCAGCTGGTCGGATTGGAAACACTCAATGGCATTGTGTGGGACGATATTCCCTCACCTCAAGAGCTTGCAGCCATTCGACTGACGACGTTCTTTCAACGCGTCGACCTCACCCCGTTTGAAAAGTTCCAGGCTTGCGAAGAACTCCTGCGCCTCAACAATTGGAATGGGAAACAACTCGCCGGGTACTTGAAGATCGACCCCGCATCGGTGACCAAAATCCTCGCTGCCGGCAAGGTGTGTGAGCACGTCCGCGATGCCTTTGCCGCCGGCACGATTTCCCAGAGCGATGTCTACGCCATCTCCAAGGCCGAAGGGGAAACAGAACAGAAGGAGCTTCTCGCCGCTAAACTGAGCGGCCTTTCCCGCGATCAACTCGAACGGAAGCGGACCCGCGCGGCTCGTGGGAGCGATACGGAATCCCGCCTTACAACCGTCAAAGTATCCCTGCACGGTGGAACCCTCGTTACCCTACGCGGCCACGGGCTTACCCTGGCCGGCGTTATCGACCACCTTTCCGAAACCCTCAAGAGCGCCCGCCGCGCACACGACTCAGGCCACCCGGTCACGACCTGGATTCGGATGATGAACGATCGTTCGCATCAGGAGATCCCCCATGCGTAA
- a CDS encoding type II toxin-antitoxin system RelE/ParE family toxin — translation MKVVFSDAAKSDLTAIGNYIAEDNPHRALSFVKELHTATLALGDTPRAYPLIPRYENHGLRRRPIGNYSVFYQVETDRVLIVHILHAARDYERLLFPVP, via the coding sequence GTGAAGGTCGTCTTTTCCGACGCCGCAAAATCTGACCTCACCGCGATCGGCAACTATATCGCTGAGGACAACCCGCACCGGGCGCTCTCCTTCGTCAAAGAACTCCACACCGCTACGCTCGCCTTGGGGGATACCCCTCGCGCCTATCCTTTGATTCCACGCTACGAAAACCACGGTCTTCGCCGCCGACCGATTGGTAATTATTCGGTCTTTTACCAAGTCGAGACCGATCGTGTTCTGATCGTGCATATCTTGCACGCCGCACGCGACTACGAGCGCCTGCTGTTTCCGGTGCCGTGA
- a CDS encoding type II toxin-antitoxin system ParD family antitoxin — protein sequence MPSSYTLGQHYESFVRAQLASGRYNNASEVLRDALRLMEERERWLAALDARIEKGIADGQAGRVTPAEEVFGELEARYVRMAEERRNS from the coding sequence ATGCCCAGCAGCTATACCCTCGGTCAACACTACGAATCGTTCGTGCGGGCGCAACTCGCCAGCGGGAGGTACAACAACGCGAGCGAAGTCTTGCGGGATGCCCTCAGACTCATGGAGGAGCGTGAACGGTGGTTAGCCGCTCTTGATGCCCGGATCGAAAAAGGCATAGCGGACGGCCAAGCCGGTCGTGTCACGCCGGCCGAAGAAGTATTCGGGGAGTTGGAAGCCCGGTATGTGCGGATGGCTGAGGAACGTAGGAACTCGTGA
- a CDS encoding recombinase family protein, protein MQVGYMRVSKADGSQVTDLQRDALLAAGVDTHHLYEDMASGKVEDRPGLTACLKALREGDTLVVWKLDRLGRDLRSLVNLVHDLNQRGIGFRVLAGHGASIDTTLPSGKLVFGIFAALAEFERALIVERTIAGLAAARARGRRGGRPYKMTATKLKIAVAAVKNKETRISELCTELEITRQTL, encoded by the coding sequence ATGCAAGTTGGGTACATGCGGGTAAGCAAGGCGGATGGGAGCCAGGTCACGGACCTTCAGCGGGATGCCTTGCTTGCTGCGGGCGTCGATACACATCATCTCTACGAAGACATGGCTTCGGGCAAGGTTGAAGATCGTCCTGGCCTCACGGCGTGCCTCAAAGCGTTGCGAGAAGGCGATACGCTGGTAGTTTGGAAACTCGACCGCCTAGGCCGCGATCTTCGGAGCCTCGTCAATCTCGTCCACGATTTGAATCAACGAGGGATCGGCTTCCGAGTGCTGGCCGGCCACGGGGCCAGCATTGACACGACCTTGCCTAGCGGAAAGCTCGTCTTTGGAATATTCGCAGCTCTTGCGGAATTTGAACGCGCCTTAATTGTTGAGAGGACTATCGCGGGCTTGGCTGCTGCTCGCGCCCGTGGACGACGGGGGGGGCGGCCGTACAAGATGACGGCGACGAAGCTGAAAATCGCCGTCGCGGCTGTCAAGAACAAGGAAACGAGGATCAGTGAACTCTGCACCGAATTGGAGATTACCCGGCAGACGCTCTAG
- a CDS encoding WGR domain-containing protein translates to MENLLTVIFEAHHAALNHHRFYEVTIGRDLLDDWTVVIRYGRDGQGGQEKRFASPDPSVLRAIIRNRLRRRLTAPRRIGCSYRLVGSNAAPDYAAADWFPDDVMKQFGFDVT, encoded by the coding sequence TTGGAAAACCTGCTCACCGTCATCTTCGAAGCTCATCACGCCGCGCTGAACCACCACCGATTCTACGAAGTGACCATCGGGCGCGACTTGCTGGACGACTGGACGGTGGTGATCCGCTATGGCCGGGACGGGCAGGGAGGTCAGGAGAAACGCTTCGCGTCTCCCGATCCGAGTGTTTTGCGGGCGATAATCCGTAACCGTCTCCGACGGCGTTTGACAGCACCCAGGCGTATCGGGTGTTCGTACCGGCTCGTAGGTAGCAACGCCGCGCCCGACTACGCGGCCGCGGATTGGTTTCCTGATGACGTGATGAAACAATTTGGCTTCGACGTAACTTGA
- a CDS encoding leucine-rich repeat domain-containing protein has product MTSEEAKKEATQRIRKAKSSGQWWLGLGDLTLTTLPKSFLSLAPQLRFLSLGRRKVDPNKKFWEWELEFEKEQFFHDLRQLVQFRKLTSLDLSGTQVTKLDCLENITSLACLDLSGTQIKDLSPLSSLTNLTCLLLDYTNVSDLASLSNLTKINLLSIDGTLITDINPLSNLTYLTYLDLAGSQIKDVSPLSDLTSLEYLDLAASQIKDLTPLTRLTNLTYLRACPGRLF; this is encoded by the coding sequence ATGACATCTGAAGAAGCAAAAAAGGAAGCCACACAACGAATTCGTAAAGCCAAGTCATCAGGTCAATGGTGGCTTGGCCTAGGAGATTTGACACTTACGACCTTACCAAAATCTTTTTTATCACTTGCCCCTCAACTGCGATTCTTGAGCCTGGGTCGGCGAAAGGTTGACCCAAATAAAAAATTTTGGGAGTGGGAGCTTGAATTTGAAAAGGAGCAGTTTTTTCACGATCTGCGCCAATTAGTACAGTTTCGAAAACTTACCAGTCTGGATCTAAGTGGAACGCAAGTTACTAAGCTGGATTGTCTTGAGAATATAACTAGTCTCGCCTGCTTAGATCTCAGCGGAACTCAAATTAAAGACCTCAGCCCGCTCTCCAGCCTCACCAATCTTACTTGTTTATTATTGGATTACACAAACGTTTCAGACCTTGCCTCTCTTTCTAATCTCACCAAAATCAATTTATTGAGTATAGATGGCACCTTAATTACAGACATTAATCCACTCTCCAATCTTACCTATTTGACGTATCTAGACCTTGCAGGGTCTCAAATTAAGGACGTAAGTCCGCTCTCTGATCTAACGAGTTTGGAATATTTAGACCTCGCAGCGTCTCAAATTAAGGACCTGACTCCACTTACCCGTCTCACAAATCTTACTTACCTTAGAGCCTGTCCGGGAAGACTATTTTGA
- a CDS encoding IS5 family transposase, producing the protein MDATVRKPYPTDLTDLQWEIIQVVLPAARPGGRPRSVDLREVLNAIVYVNRSGCQWSMLPHDFPAKSTVYEYFAQWRDDGTWQELLDVLREGYREVHAPSHERTPSAASIDSQSVKGTEHAGGNGYDAGKKIQGRKRSIVVDTLGLLMVVAVTAGHVDDAAAAPTVLEGLDRDAYPRLKVVWADGKYHNHALNGWKDGHPELGWELVIVRRPDGVKGFTLLPKRWVVERTFGWLGRARRLSRNYERLNSSSESMIRVRSIQLILNRMDPQERYPPFKYRVASK; encoded by the coding sequence ATGGATGCGACCGTTCGCAAACCGTATCCGACCGATTTGACCGACCTCCAATGGGAGATCATCCAGGTCGTCCTGCCGGCCGCCCGACCCGGAGGACGCCCCCGGTCGGTGGACCTCCGGGAGGTGCTGAACGCGATCGTGTACGTGAACCGGTCGGGGTGTCAGTGGTCGATGCTCCCGCACGACTTCCCGGCCAAGAGTACGGTGTACGAATACTTCGCCCAGTGGCGGGACGATGGCACCTGGCAAGAACTCCTGGATGTCCTCCGGGAGGGGTATCGGGAAGTCCACGCCCCGAGTCACGAGCGGACCCCGAGTGCCGCGAGCATCGACAGCCAGTCGGTCAAAGGGACCGAACACGCGGGCGGGAACGGGTACGATGCGGGCAAGAAAATCCAGGGCCGGAAGCGGTCGATCGTGGTCGATACGCTGGGCCTGCTGATGGTCGTGGCGGTGACCGCCGGGCACGTCGACGACGCGGCCGCGGCCCCGACCGTACTCGAAGGGTTGGACCGTGACGCGTACCCGCGATTGAAGGTCGTGTGGGCCGACGGGAAGTACCACAACCATGCCCTGAACGGGTGGAAAGACGGCCACCCGGAACTCGGATGGGAACTCGTCATCGTCCGCCGACCGGACGGGGTCAAGGGGTTCACCCTGTTACCCAAGCGGTGGGTCGTCGAGCGGACGTTCGGGTGGCTCGGGCGGGCCCGGCGGTTAAGTCGTAATTATGAGCGACTGAATAGTTCCAGCGAATCCATGATTCGTGTGCGGTCAATCCAGCTGATCCTCAATCGCATGGATCCACAAGAGCGTTATCCCCCGTTTAAATATAGAGTTGCATCAAAATAG